A genomic region of Halobaculum lipolyticum contains the following coding sequences:
- a CDS encoding CPBP family intramembrane glutamic endopeptidase codes for MTVGESLASLRPTRGGLRRFAALFGLGTTGVVAASATAVFGGGLPEPVASLSPALLLVLVSVQPALLLATAVAVGLVAAPRVALRSRVRDRADGDPAAWAGFGAELRPAVGLGALAGVVLLAAAALLGTDGAVSGDGASVAAVLSGVPLRILYGGITEELLLRWGVMSAVAAVLWHANDGERGVLSAGVAWTAILVSAVLFGVGHIPAAQTLYGELTPSVVAFVVVGNAAAGVAYGWLFWRHSLEAAMVGHAATHVVFVGVSLAVVVA; via the coding sequence ATGACGGTCGGCGAGTCGCTCGCGTCGCTGCGCCCCACACGGGGCGGCCTGCGCCGGTTCGCCGCGCTGTTCGGACTGGGGACGACGGGAGTCGTCGCCGCGAGCGCGACCGCGGTGTTCGGGGGCGGGCTTCCCGAGCCGGTCGCCTCGCTGTCGCCCGCGCTGCTCCTCGTCCTCGTGTCCGTCCAGCCGGCCCTCCTGCTCGCGACCGCCGTCGCGGTCGGTCTCGTCGCCGCCCCGCGGGTCGCACTCCGGTCGCGGGTCCGCGACCGCGCGGACGGCGACCCGGCGGCGTGGGCCGGGTTCGGTGCGGAACTCCGCCCGGCCGTGGGGCTGGGCGCGCTCGCGGGCGTCGTGCTCCTGGCGGCGGCCGCGCTGCTCGGGACCGACGGCGCCGTCTCGGGCGACGGCGCCTCCGTCGCGGCCGTGCTGTCGGGGGTGCCGTTGCGGATCCTCTACGGCGGGATCACCGAGGAACTCCTCCTGCGATGGGGGGTCATGTCGGCGGTCGCGGCCGTTCTGTGGCACGCGAACGACGGGGAGCGGGGCGTGCTCTCGGCCGGCGTGGCGTGGACGGCGATCCTCGTCTCCGCGGTGTTGTTCGGAGTGGGCCACATCCCGGCGGCACAGACGCTCTACGGGGAACTGACGCCGAGCGTGGTCGCGTTCGTCGTCGTCGGCAACGCCGCGGCCGGGGTCGCCTACGGCTGGCTGTTCTGGCGCCACAGTCTGGAGGCGGCGATGGTGGGCCACGCCGCGACACACGTCGTCTTCGTCGGCGTCTCGCTCGCCGTCGTCGTCGCGTGA
- a CDS encoding DUF7544 domain-containing protein codes for MSLHAIEDLDDAYRATRALLLPIDRSLWVRLAVVVLFVGGPSLGFNGAQSSVPVDSGGPGEPFPATPPVGAEVWAVVATVVAAAVLIGLALLFVGSVMEFVLIEAVRNEDARIGTYWRRRWRQGLRLFGFRLVIGVLTLGSAAVIAGLVLLPVVVGGGTDPAAGLSVVALLLLVPVVVALAVVSGLVSGFTTTFVVPVMVREERTVLGAWGRLWPTITAHPWQYLAFVVVSVLVNLVLGILLGIAVAFAAILLLIPFGLIGGIGVLLFSAVESLGIAVIVVTALLFALALLVASALLQVPVVVYLRYYALLVLGDVEASLDLIPERRAAVRADGGAAGTDATGSDAAATDTTGSDEEVSDGTADGAVDDDAGDDDVGDARSDDAEGDGDDDERPG; via the coding sequence GTGTCACTACACGCCATCGAAGACCTCGACGACGCGTACCGTGCGACGAGAGCGCTGCTGTTGCCGATCGACCGGTCGCTGTGGGTCAGGCTGGCGGTCGTGGTGTTGTTCGTCGGGGGACCGAGCCTCGGGTTCAACGGGGCACAAAGCTCCGTCCCGGTGGACTCGGGCGGCCCCGGCGAGCCGTTCCCGGCGACGCCGCCCGTCGGCGCGGAAGTGTGGGCGGTCGTCGCGACGGTCGTCGCGGCGGCGGTGCTGATCGGACTGGCGCTGTTGTTCGTCGGCTCCGTGATGGAGTTCGTGCTGATCGAGGCGGTCCGGAACGAGGACGCGAGGATCGGGACGTACTGGCGCCGCCGGTGGCGACAGGGGCTGCGGCTGTTCGGCTTCCGACTGGTGATCGGCGTGCTCACGCTCGGGAGCGCCGCCGTGATCGCCGGGCTGGTGCTCCTCCCGGTGGTCGTGGGCGGCGGCACCGACCCCGCCGCGGGGCTGTCGGTGGTGGCGCTGCTGTTGCTCGTGCCCGTCGTGGTCGCGCTGGCGGTCGTCTCCGGGCTGGTCTCGGGGTTCACGACGACGTTCGTGGTGCCGGTGATGGTCCGGGAGGAACGGACGGTGCTGGGCGCGTGGGGTCGGCTGTGGCCGACGATCACGGCCCACCCGTGGCAGTACCTCGCGTTCGTCGTCGTCAGCGTGTTGGTGAACCTCGTGTTGGGGATCCTCCTCGGGATCGCGGTCGCCTTCGCGGCTATCCTCCTGTTGATCCCGTTCGGACTGATCGGCGGCATCGGCGTGTTGCTGTTCTCGGCGGTGGAATCCCTCGGGATCGCCGTGATCGTCGTGACGGCGTTGCTGTTCGCGCTCGCGCTGCTGGTCGCGAGCGCGCTCCTCCAAGTGCCGGTCGTGGTCTACCTCCGCTACTACGCGCTGCTCGTGTTGGGCGACGTCGAGGCGTCGCTCGATTTGATCCCCGAGCGACGCGCCGCGGTGCGCGCCGACGGCGGCGCGGCGGGGACGGACGCGACAGGGTCCGACGCGGCCGCAACGGACACGACCGGATCGGACGAGGAGGTGTCCGACGGGACCGCCGACGGAGCGGTCGACGACGACGCCGGCGACGACGACGTCGGCGACGCCCGCAGCGACGACGCCGAGGGGGACGGCGACGACGACGAGCGCCCGGGGTGA
- a CDS encoding dolichyl-phosphate hexose transferase: MHERGYTLDDVSVVMGAYNEAEAIGPVLDDIDTATDGRAEVVVVDSSDDGTAEIARERGARVVPQPPSGYGAAVRRALYEASNPVRITTDCDGTYPMERIPDFLALIDEGYDVVSGDRLYHGAETMPAMNRLGNKLFAATASVLGGHTLHDVTTGMRAYHEDVIESIRWTENTGLSAELLIRPAMRGYRIRQEPIAYDERLGETKLDPFSGGAEIGKSILKCCIEERLGIGR; the protein is encoded by the coding sequence ATGCACGAACGCGGCTACACCCTCGACGACGTGAGCGTCGTCATGGGTGCGTACAACGAGGCCGAGGCGATCGGCCCGGTGCTCGACGACATCGACACGGCGACCGACGGCCGAGCGGAGGTCGTCGTCGTGGACAGCTCCGACGACGGCACCGCGGAGATCGCCCGCGAGCGGGGTGCCCGCGTGGTTCCCCAACCCCCGAGCGGCTACGGCGCCGCGGTGCGACGGGCGCTGTACGAGGCGAGCAACCCGGTTCGGATCACGACCGACTGCGACGGCACCTACCCGATGGAGCGCATCCCGGACTTCCTCGCGTTGATCGACGAGGGGTACGACGTGGTGAGCGGGGACCGACTGTACCACGGCGCCGAGACGATGCCGGCGATGAACCGCCTCGGCAACAAGCTGTTCGCGGCGACCGCGAGCGTCCTCGGCGGCCACACGCTCCACGACGTGACGACCGGGATGCGCGCGTACCACGAGGACGTGATCGAGTCGATCCGGTGGACCGAGAACACCGGCTTGTCCGCGGAACTGCTCATCCGCCCGGCGATGCGCGGCTACCGGATCCGGCAGGAGCCGATCGCCTACGACGAACGCCTCGGCGAGACGAAACTCGACCCCTTCTCGGGGGGTGCCGAGATCGGGAAGTCGATCCTCAAGTGCTGCATCGAGGAACGCCTCGGGATCGGCCGCTGA
- the nirK gene encoding copper-containing nitrite reductase, with the protein MPQTRRTTLKAIGAGAGGTALAGCSGRAPTDSETETARETTERQSGKPTTNRVAADPTDVPDPIDRDEPETVEVELTAQEVRAEVEDGVVYDYMTFDGQIPGPMIRVRRGDTVKFNLKNASSNAMPHNVDFHAVYGTAGGAIATNAAPGAENAMEFQARYPGAYIYHCAVPNLDYHIASGMFGMILVEPEEGLPEVDREFYFGQHELYTDKAAGEKGRHSFDVEAMKAEDPTYVLLNGQKYAITPDGFGTPTAKTGETARVFMVTGGPNLNSNFHPIGNVWTEAYRDGGLAGRPEQYLQTVNVPPGSCMVGTLDFPVPEHVKLVDHALSRVARKGMMGVVTVEGEEKPDVFDPSPDTPAPEDEEGPMY; encoded by the coding sequence ATGCCACAAACCCGACGCACGACGCTGAAGGCGATCGGCGCGGGCGCCGGCGGGACCGCGCTCGCCGGATGTTCGGGCCGTGCGCCGACCGATAGCGAGACCGAGACCGCTCGCGAGACGACCGAGCGACAGAGCGGGAAGCCGACGACGAACCGCGTCGCGGCCGACCCCACGGACGTCCCGGATCCGATCGATCGCGACGAGCCGGAGACCGTCGAGGTGGAGTTGACGGCCCAGGAGGTCCGCGCGGAAGTCGAGGACGGCGTCGTGTACGACTACATGACGTTCGACGGGCAGATCCCGGGTCCGATGATCCGCGTCCGTCGGGGGGACACGGTGAAGTTCAACTTGAAGAACGCCTCGTCGAACGCGATGCCGCACAACGTCGACTTCCACGCCGTGTACGGCACCGCCGGCGGCGCGATCGCGACGAACGCCGCCCCCGGCGCGGAGAACGCTATGGAGTTCCAAGCGCGGTACCCCGGCGCCTACATCTACCACTGTGCGGTCCCGAACCTCGACTACCACATCGCGTCGGGCATGTTCGGGATGATCCTCGTCGAACCGGAGGAGGGCCTACCGGAGGTCGACCGCGAGTTCTACTTCGGCCAGCACGAACTGTACACCGACAAGGCCGCCGGCGAGAAGGGGCGCCACAGCTTCGACGTGGAGGCGATGAAGGCGGAGGACCCGACGTACGTCCTCCTCAACGGCCAGAAGTACGCCATCACGCCCGACGGCTTCGGCACCCCCACCGCGAAGACCGGCGAGACCGCTCGCGTGTTCATGGTGACGGGCGGGCCGAACCTCAACAGCAACTTCCACCCCATCGGCAACGTCTGGACGGAGGCGTACCGGGACGGCGGCCTCGCCGGTCGCCCCGAGCAGTACCTCCAGACGGTGAACGTGCCGCCGGGGAGCTGTATGGTCGGCACCCTCGACTTCCCGGTGCCCGAGCACGTGAAGCTCGTCGACCACGCACTGTCGCGGGTCGCCCGCAAGGGGATGATGGGCGTCGTCACCGTCGAGGGCGAGGAGAAGCCCGACGTGTTCGACCCGAGTCCCGACACCCCGGCCCCGGAGGACGAGGAGGGACCGATGTACTGA
- a CDS encoding CGCGG family putative rSAM-modified RiPP protein encodes MTANADAAAETDRDTERDDGERHDTSWSAKLEAPRHADDEALVCAAAVDAVERTADGVHVNLVTHGDLGHPETYLYPALADRFGDDVTWRFVDRCGCGGYVTRVTK; translated from the coding sequence ATGACCGCGAACGCCGACGCCGCGGCGGAGACGGACCGGGACACAGAGCGCGACGACGGCGAGCGCCACGACACGTCGTGGTCGGCGAAACTGGAGGCGCCGCGCCACGCGGACGACGAGGCGCTCGTGTGCGCGGCGGCGGTCGACGCCGTCGAGCGGACCGCGGACGGCGTCCACGTCAACCTCGTCACTCACGGGGATCTGGGTCACCCCGAGACGTACCTCTACCCGGCGCTGGCAGATCGGTTCGGGGACGACGTGACGTGGCGCTTCGTCGACCGCTGCGGCTGTGGCGGGTACGTCACTCGCGTCACGAAGTAG
- a CDS encoding SDR family NAD(P)-dependent oxidoreductase encodes MNGLADEVAVVTGGGSGIGRATAMRFADHGAKVAVADVDEDAGADTAAAIREAGGEAAFFAVDVSDEDSVERLVESVTDEFGGLDIAHNNAGIEGDAAPVDEQSTENWDRVIGVNLTGMYYALKHEVPALRERGGGAVVNTASVAGLVGAADLTPYYAAKHGVVGLTRSVAVETAEDGIRVNAVCPGVIDTPMIERFTGGDDAAAEAVVAPQAMKRMGQPSEVADAVVWLCSDGASFVTGTALPVDGGYVAQ; translated from the coding sequence ATGAACGGACTAGCCGACGAGGTCGCGGTCGTGACGGGCGGGGGGTCGGGTATCGGACGTGCGACGGCGATGCGCTTCGCCGACCACGGCGCGAAGGTCGCGGTCGCCGACGTCGACGAGGACGCGGGCGCCGACACCGCGGCAGCGATCCGCGAGGCCGGCGGCGAGGCCGCGTTCTTCGCGGTCGACGTGAGCGACGAGGACAGCGTCGAACGGTTGGTCGAGTCGGTGACCGACGAGTTCGGCGGGCTGGACATCGCCCACAACAACGCCGGCATCGAGGGCGACGCGGCGCCCGTCGACGAACAGTCGACCGAGAACTGGGACCGGGTGATCGGGGTGAACCTGACGGGGATGTACTACGCGCTCAAACACGAGGTGCCCGCGCTGCGCGAGCGCGGCGGCGGCGCCGTCGTCAACACCGCGTCCGTCGCGGGGCTGGTGGGCGCGGCCGACCTCACCCCGTACTACGCGGCCAAACACGGCGTCGTCGGGCTGACCCGCTCGGTCGCCGTCGAGACCGCCGAGGACGGGATCCGCGTCAACGCGGTGTGTCCCGGCGTGATCGACACGCCGATGATCGAGCGGTTCACCGGCGGCGACGACGCGGCCGCCGAGGCGGTCGTCGCCCCGCAGGCGATGAAGCGGATGGGCCAGCCCTCGGAGGTCGCCGACGCGGTCGTGTGGCTGTGCTCGGACGGCGCCTCGTTCGTCACCGGGACGGCGCTCCCGGTCGACGGTGGGTACGTCGCCCAGTGA
- a CDS encoding ArnT family glycosyltransferase, with amino-acid sequence MSGGSPAGDDRGGGRSADQTTAESVRAALPARVAAADAGRVAAAVLALAGAVVALVAAGDLFPFRSLNHDEGVYLQQAELLLHGKLYLRPPVPAAFRPWFFVDGPAGLYSKYAPVPAAVFALGKLLGGYPVALAGIAAGLVAGTVALGRELFDARVGALAGVLLLATPLFVVHAGVFLPYMLTAALNVAFAVWYLRSERRASGRDAALAGVAVGLAFFARPYTAVLFALPFVLHAVATLGASGAWRVPFGGGAGGEDARGLFRRRLITATGGTAGVVAALGYNAVVTGDPLVFPYLAFAPEDGVGFGERAILGHEVDYTPELALEANRLVLETLVTDWVVAGSLGAAVAAVGVAVALAGDRLPGRIGRWSDAAATPDARIRRGLLATTVATVAGGNVAFWGNFNVLGALEVSTDGLIYYLGPYYHFDLIVPTAVFAAVACVAGVDALASATRSLAARRDRIGGRHARTVVAAMVLLAAGVGGVAAAGAVDDTVERNAAVTEELRAGYGPLANGGAPDDAVVFLPTPYGPWLNHPFQTLRNDAGYGGDTVYALGDTRELAVSEAFAERDLYRYVHTGSWSPTDDSTVEGAVVPVERVSGDRVVVAATLGRPADTESTTVRVTTDEGSAYLVATDDAGPLTLRAVAEGDAVTVTGPELRPSGQEDGTVALDADDEVHLEVYVATGPSTGYSYQVVFPVAREGDGSLRALSPTVERCPVPTRCVPQGVGEPPPDRGVDVAVGTATARPSRLGTAGVASVRQSATDP; translated from the coding sequence ATGTCCGGTGGGTCGCCCGCGGGCGACGACCGCGGCGGGGGTCGGAGCGCCGACCAGACTACCGCCGAGTCCGTCCGCGCGGCGCTCCCTGCGAGGGTCGCGGCCGCCGACGCGGGCCGGGTCGCCGCGGCGGTTCTCGCGCTCGCGGGCGCCGTCGTCGCGCTCGTCGCCGCCGGCGACCTGTTCCCGTTCCGGTCGCTGAACCACGACGAGGGGGTGTATCTCCAGCAAGCGGAGCTGCTGTTGCACGGGAAGCTCTACCTCCGGCCGCCGGTGCCGGCGGCGTTCCGGCCGTGGTTCTTCGTCGACGGGCCGGCGGGGCTGTACTCGAAGTACGCGCCGGTGCCGGCGGCCGTGTTCGCGCTCGGGAAGCTCCTCGGCGGCTACCCGGTGGCGCTCGCCGGCATCGCCGCCGGACTGGTCGCCGGCACGGTCGCGCTCGGCCGGGAGCTGTTCGACGCCCGCGTCGGCGCCCTCGCCGGCGTCCTCCTGCTCGCGACGCCGCTGTTCGTCGTCCACGCCGGCGTCTTCCTCCCGTACATGCTGACGGCGGCGCTGAACGTCGCCTTCGCGGTGTGGTACCTCCGGAGCGAACGACGGGCGAGCGGCCGCGACGCGGCACTGGCGGGGGTCGCGGTCGGACTCGCCTTCTTCGCACGGCCGTACACCGCCGTCCTGTTCGCGCTCCCGTTCGTGCTCCACGCGGTCGCGACGCTCGGCGCCTCGGGCGCGTGGCGCGTCCCGTTCGGCGGAGGCGCCGGGGGTGAGGACGCCCGCGGGCTGTTCCGCCGGCGACTGATCACGGCGACCGGCGGGACCGCGGGCGTCGTCGCGGCGTTGGGGTACAACGCCGTCGTCACGGGCGACCCGCTGGTGTTCCCGTATCTGGCGTTCGCCCCGGAGGACGGCGTCGGCTTCGGCGAGCGCGCCATCCTCGGCCACGAGGTCGACTACACGCCCGAGTTGGCGCTGGAGGCGAACCGCCTCGTGCTGGAGACGCTCGTGACCGACTGGGTCGTCGCGGGGTCGCTGGGCGCCGCCGTCGCCGCGGTCGGCGTCGCGGTCGCGCTCGCCGGCGACCGCCTCCCGGGCCGGATCGGCCGGTGGAGCGACGCGGCGGCGACGCCGGACGCCCGCATCCGCCGGGGGCTGCTCGCGACGACGGTCGCGACCGTCGCCGGCGGCAACGTCGCCTTCTGGGGGAACTTCAACGTCCTCGGCGCGCTCGAGGTGTCGACGGACGGGCTGATCTACTACCTCGGGCCGTACTACCACTTCGACCTGATCGTCCCGACGGCGGTGTTCGCGGCGGTCGCGTGCGTCGCCGGTGTCGACGCACTCGCGTCGGCGACCCGGTCGCTCGCGGCCCGCCGCGACCGGATCGGGGGTCGACACGCCCGGACGGTCGTGGCGGCGATGGTCCTCCTCGCGGCCGGCGTCGGCGGCGTCGCCGCTGCGGGCGCGGTCGACGACACGGTCGAGCGCAACGCCGCGGTCACCGAGGAACTCCGGGCCGGCTACGGCCCGCTCGCGAACGGCGGCGCCCCCGACGACGCGGTCGTGTTCCTCCCGACGCCGTACGGGCCGTGGCTGAACCACCCGTTCCAGACGCTGCGGAACGACGCCGGGTACGGCGGCGACACGGTGTACGCCCTCGGCGACACCCGGGAGTTGGCGGTGAGCGAGGCGTTCGCCGAGCGCGACCTGTACCGCTACGTCCACACCGGCTCGTGGTCGCCGACCGACGACTCGACCGTCGAGGGCGCGGTCGTCCCCGTCGAGCGCGTGTCGGGCGACCGGGTCGTCGTCGCGGCGACGCTCGGGCGGCCCGCCGACACCGAGAGCACCACCGTCCGCGTGACGACCGACGAGGGGTCTGCGTACCTCGTCGCGACCGACGACGCCGGGCCGCTGACGCTCCGGGCGGTCGCCGAGGGGGACGCCGTGACCGTCACCGGCCCGGAACTCAGGCCGAGCGGACAGGAGGACGGCACCGTCGCGCTCGACGCCGACGACGAGGTCCACCTGGAAGTGTACGTCGCGACGGGACCGTCGACGGGGTACAGTTACCAGGTCGTGTTCCCGGTCGCACGCGAGGGCGACGGCTCGCTGCGGGCGCTGTCGCCGACGGTCGAGCGGTGTCCGGTGCCGACGCGGTGTGTCCCGCAGGGGGTCGGGGAGCCGCCGCCGGACCGCGGCGTCGACGTGGCGGTCGGGACGGCGACCGCCCGGCCGTCGCGGCTCGGGACCGCCGGGGTCGCGTCGGTTCGACAATCTGCCACCGATCCGTAA
- a CDS encoding helix-turn-helix domain-containing protein, which yields MARAKLRVTLPADTWPGAVSRDHPDARLSVLSVLSTEGDRGVTLVSLRADDAPAVVRDIESADSVGEVEIQRAAEDVREVVLRVETTDPRLLGPLREARIPIEFPIVVADGVADLTVAGARERLSALATALEATGIGYTVDYVHDALDAEDLLTDAQRRILTAAIETGYYDTPRESTLTALAERQGIAKSTASERLHRAEGKVIKRFAEDALGVDPERPTSPSAAGG from the coding sequence GTGGCCCGCGCGAAGCTCCGAGTGACGCTGCCCGCCGACACGTGGCCGGGGGCGGTCTCGCGCGACCACCCCGACGCGCGGCTGTCCGTGCTGTCGGTGCTGTCGACGGAGGGCGACCGCGGCGTGACGTTGGTGAGCCTCCGCGCCGACGACGCCCCGGCCGTCGTCCGCGACATCGAGTCCGCAGACAGCGTCGGCGAGGTGGAGATCCAGCGGGCCGCCGAGGACGTCCGCGAGGTCGTCCTCCGCGTCGAGACGACCGACCCGCGGCTGTTGGGACCGCTCCGCGAGGCGCGCATCCCCATCGAGTTCCCGATCGTCGTCGCCGACGGGGTCGCCGACCTCACGGTCGCGGGGGCGCGCGAGCGGCTCTCGGCGCTGGCGACGGCGCTGGAGGCGACAGGCATCGGCTACACCGTCGACTACGTCCACGACGCGCTCGACGCCGAGGACCTGCTCACCGACGCCCAGCGACGGATCCTGACGGCCGCCATCGAGACCGGCTACTACGACACGCCCCGCGAGTCGACGCTGACCGCGCTCGCCGAGCGGCAGGGGATCGCGAAGTCGACCGCGAGCGAGCGCCTCCACCGGGCGGAGGGGAAGGTGATCAAACGGTTCGCCGAGGACGCCCTCGGCGTCGACCCCGAGCGGCCGACCTCGCCGTCGGCCGCGGGCGGATGA